A window of Ptychodera flava strain L36383 chromosome 1, AS_Pfla_20210202, whole genome shotgun sequence contains these coding sequences:
- the LOC139144954 gene encoding pancreatic lipase-related protein 2-like yields the protein MEALWMKDMQNLMVEEDPTQTVIRCDWKQGAAWHISILQTAATTQSVGEWLGDVAKKIKVKKPGIKIHGVGHSLGAHLLGKAGRSSGVFSRITGLDPAGPDFEEPDGARDKMLSKSDAEFVDVIHTNGYDEGFWPNFYPVNHFGTLIPLGDVDFYPNYGTEQPGCSGIGGSHSRVLDYYNYTIKHPGVLTTNQVLDGTPGYEKPVKKTKRGRPAEMGYYCKRGYNGLYYISLAPEQIPLKYK from the exons ATGGAGGCTCTCTGGATGAAAGACATGCAAAACCTAATGGTGGAAGAGGACCCTACTCAGACGGTCATACGCTGTGATTGGAAACAGGGAGCAGCTTGGCACATCAGTATCTTACAAA CAGCCGCAACTACACAATCAGTTGGTGAATGGTTAGGAGATGTAGCTAAGAAAATCAAGGTAAAGAAACCTGGTATAAAGATACATGGTGTTGGCCACAGCCTAGGCGCCCACTTGCTTGGCAAAGCAGGGCGTTCTAGTGGAGTCTTTTCCAGGATAACAGGCCTTGATCCAGCTGGTCCTGATTTTGAAGAACCTGATGGTGCAAGAGACAAGATGCTATCAAAGTCGGACGCAGAGTTTGTAGATGTTATCCACACCAATGGATACGACGAGGGCTTCTGGCCTAACTTCTATCCCGTAAATCACTTCGGAACGCTGATACCACTCGGTGACGTGGACTTCTACCCTAACTACGGTACAGAGCAACCAGGATGTAGCGGCATCGGTGGCAGTCATTCCCGTGTCTTGGATTACTACAATTACACTATAAAACATCCAGGCGTACTGACTACAAACCAAGTTCTCGATGGAACTCCTGGATACGAAAAGCCAGTGAAGAAGACAAAGAGAGGTAGGCCAGCAGAGATGGGATACTACTGCAAGCGTGGTTATAACGGACTGTACTACATCTCTCTAGCACCTGAGCAAATACCACTAAAGTATAAatag